Proteins encoded within one genomic window of Terriglobus sp. TAA 43:
- a CDS encoding sigma-54 dependent transcriptional regulator, which yields MPETLMPLNTFMSPSLPCEGQADPRDLVPEKSRGGNVHRIVLPNPNSLPEGADDSQSSPFGSDRKLELLVVDDDLPVLKACCEIASGMDFVVHAANTSEQAREVIRFYPIDVVLMDLRMPGGGLSLLEEIRRARPRTSVVIMTAFATVSSAVEAMRMGATDYLTKPFAMDELTSILDRAGQRRTFEIEGQRVKGSLRAQAGFGNLVGRSQEMEKLYRIISKVATANHPVLILGESGSGKETVARAIHASGPSATRGFHVLECGQLAPAVLESELFGFARGAYTGFDRSQEPLLASPDGGTVFLDGISEMPLDLQSRLMRVLQDRQITPPGASQPIPLTARVLAGSSRDLAALVAQGQFRKDLYYRLNVVGLRIPALRERREDIPLLLEYFLERMRRERATTYRFSPEAMAVLTSYDWPGNVRELESAIERACALSSGPVLYMGDLPTQMHQMSPDTAAALTRVDERPSNPSVPVADRPSNPIVSIAELEREAILHTIRQLHGDKLMAAKLLGIGKTTLYRKLKEYGISDI from the coding sequence ATGCCCGAAACATTGATGCCCCTGAATACCTTCATGAGTCCCAGTCTTCCCTGCGAAGGGCAGGCCGATCCGCGAGACCTGGTCCCGGAAAAATCCCGTGGCGGAAACGTCCACAGGATCGTCTTGCCCAATCCCAATTCCTTGCCCGAAGGGGCGGACGATTCGCAGTCTTCTCCTTTTGGGTCGGACCGCAAGCTTGAGCTCCTCGTTGTCGATGATGATCTGCCCGTATTAAAGGCCTGTTGCGAAATCGCGTCAGGTATGGATTTCGTGGTTCATGCGGCAAACACGTCGGAGCAGGCGCGTGAGGTCATCCGTTTCTATCCCATTGACGTCGTGCTTATGGATTTGCGCATGCCGGGCGGGGGCCTGTCGTTACTGGAAGAGATCCGTCGAGCCCGTCCCCGCACTTCCGTCGTCATCATGACGGCATTCGCTACCGTGTCATCGGCGGTCGAAGCGATGCGCATGGGCGCCACGGATTACCTCACCAAGCCCTTCGCCATGGACGAACTGACCAGCATTCTCGACCGCGCCGGCCAGCGGCGGACATTCGAGATTGAAGGGCAGCGCGTAAAAGGCAGCCTCCGCGCCCAGGCCGGATTCGGCAATCTCGTCGGTCGTTCGCAGGAGATGGAAAAGCTCTACCGCATCATCTCCAAGGTAGCCACCGCAAACCATCCTGTTCTCATTCTTGGAGAGAGCGGCTCTGGCAAAGAGACGGTCGCGCGCGCCATCCATGCCAGCGGCCCATCGGCCACCCGCGGATTCCACGTTCTGGAGTGTGGCCAGCTGGCCCCGGCAGTGCTGGAAAGTGAACTCTTTGGTTTTGCCCGCGGCGCCTACACAGGGTTTGACCGTTCCCAGGAACCGCTGCTCGCGTCGCCTGACGGCGGCACTGTCTTTCTCGACGGCATCAGCGAAATGCCCCTGGACCTGCAATCGCGCCTCATGCGTGTCCTGCAGGATCGGCAGATCACACCTCCGGGTGCGTCCCAGCCCATCCCTCTAACGGCGCGTGTACTTGCTGGTTCCAGCCGCGATCTGGCAGCCCTCGTCGCGCAGGGCCAGTTCCGCAAAGATCTGTATTACCGGCTCAATGTCGTCGGTCTGCGTATTCCGGCCTTGCGTGAGCGCCGCGAGGACATTCCGCTGCTTTTGGAATATTTCCTCGAACGCATGCGTCGCGAACGTGCCACAACGTACCGTTTCTCGCCGGAAGCCATGGCAGTCCTCACTTCTTACGATTGGCCCGGTAATGTTCGCGAACTGGAAAGCGCAATCGAGCGTGCCTGCGCGCTCTCCAGCGGTCCTGTTCTTTACATGGGCGATCTACCCACGCAGATGCATCAGATGTCCCCGGACACTGCTGCGGCTCTCACGCGTGTGGACGAACGCCCATCAAACCCTTCGGTTCCGGTTGCGGACCGTCCCTCGAATCCCATCGTCTCCATTGCGGAGCTCGAACGGGAGGCAATCCTCCACACCATTCGCCAGCTGCACGGCGACAAACTCATGGCTGCAAAGTTACTCGGTATCGGGAAAACAACCCTGTATCGCAAACTCAAGGAATACGGCATCTCGGATATTTAG
- the rph gene encoding ribonuclease PH, with the protein MSTNNEVIFRSNGRAAGELRPTRLIGDFVATAEGSVLIEVGNTRVLCNATVEPTVPGWLRNSGKGWVTAEYSMLPRATLTRTPRESERGKIGGRTHEIQRLIGRSLRSVVDLKALGERSIVLDCDVIQADGGTRTAAITGACAALALALNRLVKAGTLTKSPMRELVAATSVGIVDGQVLLDLAYEEDSQAEVDMNVVMTASGGLVETQATAEKVPYSRAQLGEMLDFAENGIRQLIRLQEELLQS; encoded by the coding sequence ATGAGTACAAATAACGAAGTGATTTTTCGGAGCAACGGCCGCGCGGCGGGTGAGCTTCGCCCGACGCGTCTGATAGGGGATTTTGTGGCCACGGCCGAAGGTTCCGTGCTGATTGAGGTTGGGAACACCCGCGTTCTGTGTAACGCCACCGTGGAACCGACCGTGCCGGGATGGCTCCGGAACAGCGGCAAGGGCTGGGTTACCGCGGAGTACAGCATGTTACCGAGGGCGACGCTGACCCGGACGCCCCGCGAAAGCGAACGCGGCAAGATTGGCGGCAGGACGCACGAGATTCAGCGGCTGATTGGGCGTTCGCTGCGCAGCGTGGTGGATCTAAAGGCGCTAGGTGAGCGGTCGATTGTGCTGGATTGCGACGTGATCCAGGCCGACGGCGGTACGCGCACTGCAGCGATCACCGGAGCGTGCGCGGCACTGGCGTTGGCGCTGAACCGGCTGGTGAAGGCCGGAACGCTGACAAAGTCGCCCATGCGGGAACTGGTGGCGGCGACGTCTGTAGGAATCGTCGACGGGCAGGTTCTGCTGGATCTGGCTTACGAGGAAGACTCGCAGGCCGAAGTGGATATGAACGTGGTGATGACGGCTTCGGGCGGTCTGGTGGAAACGCAGGCGACGGCGGAGAAGGTGCCGTATTCGCGGGCGCAACTGGGCGAGATGCTTGACTTTGCGGAAAACGGCATCCGGCAACTTATCCGGTTGCAGGAAGAACTGCTGCAGAGCTAA
- a CDS encoding tagatose 1,6-diphosphate aldolase: MATKPTPGKIKGLKAVSDARGVIAAAAMDQRGSLQKSIGAARGSAASGDDLVIFKELVTKTLTKYASAILLDPEYGLPAARQRNDAGLLLAYEKTGYDATTPGRLPDLLDLWSVRRLKEAGADCVKILLYYTPYEDATVNNLKQAWIERIGDECRWHDIPFFLEPVGYDEGGKGEKTLEYARKKPSVVTKTMEEFTKDRYGVDVLKVEVPVEMTFVEGTKAFKGESAYTRAQALQYFRDAETVTDKPFIYLSAGVTNPIFIETLALAGESGTKFNGVLCGRATWYDGIKIYAQQGAAAFEAWLDTTGVENIQNVNEALKAASPWYLKYGASSLAEL; the protein is encoded by the coding sequence GTGGCAACGAAGCCAACACCGGGAAAGATCAAGGGATTGAAGGCTGTGTCCGATGCACGCGGCGTGATTGCTGCAGCGGCGATGGACCAGCGCGGATCGCTGCAGAAGTCCATTGGCGCGGCACGCGGTTCGGCGGCATCGGGCGATGATCTGGTCATCTTCAAGGAACTGGTAACGAAGACGCTGACGAAGTATGCGTCGGCGATTCTGCTGGATCCGGAGTATGGTCTGCCTGCGGCACGCCAGCGTAACGATGCGGGTCTGCTGCTGGCATACGAAAAGACCGGCTACGATGCGACCACACCGGGACGTCTGCCGGATCTGCTGGACCTGTGGAGTGTTCGTCGCTTGAAGGAAGCGGGCGCGGACTGCGTGAAGATTCTGCTGTACTACACGCCGTACGAAGATGCGACCGTCAACAACCTGAAGCAGGCGTGGATTGAGCGTATTGGCGATGAGTGCCGCTGGCACGACATCCCCTTCTTCCTGGAGCCGGTGGGTTATGACGAAGGCGGCAAGGGCGAGAAGACGCTGGAGTATGCGCGCAAGAAGCCGTCCGTTGTGACCAAGACGATGGAAGAGTTCACCAAGGATCGCTACGGTGTGGACGTGCTGAAGGTGGAAGTGCCGGTTGAGATGACTTTCGTAGAAGGCACGAAGGCGTTCAAGGGCGAGTCGGCCTACACGCGTGCACAGGCGTTGCAGTACTTCCGCGATGCGGAGACTGTGACGGACAAGCCGTTCATCTATCTTTCGGCGGGTGTGACCAATCCGATCTTCATTGAAACGCTGGCGCTGGCAGGTGAAAGCGGCACGAAGTTCAATGGCGTTCTGTGCGGTCGTGCTACGTGGTACGACGGCATCAAGATCTACGCACAGCAGGGTGCGGCGGCCTTTGAAGCATGGCTGGACACCACGGGCGTGGAAAACATTCAGAATGTGAATGAGGCGCTGAAGGCGGCTTCGCCGTGGTACCTGAAGTATGGTGCTTCGTCGTTGGCTGAATTGTAG
- a CDS encoding POTRA domain-containing protein, which produces MLSLRFAVPAAMLMAAASLSAQYTVKRMVFQGGAPYTQKQLEAASGLAPGQKIGQKEMSDAAQHIMDSGAFGDIEMSLNGAASGIDVIFKLKPADPATMLPVSFENIAWLTPEEREAGLKQRVPLYADKLPAAGYLQQQVQDALQEMLKAKSVNAKVEGFQKPSTPERPTAAVAFRVTEPRLVLSNVKLAGVSAELAPGERKSIGQLVGTLFNEGIDSHLSDTLLSAYRNAGYVDAKLDNVSRTVADGATGSANVTVAAQVVPGEPYRVASITWPGTALFSADDFAKGNKVHAGDTVSVAALRESYQPILDAYHRQGYVDAAIVPALKADTANHTVAYELTISPGQVYHVDSVHITGLSGQARKDFDANWKLKAGAVWDSIYAEKFLQNNSALRSLDPYTAKFDSVAHPETHTVNVTITFFANNK; this is translated from the coding sequence ATGCTTTCGCTTCGATTTGCTGTTCCTGCGGCCATGCTGATGGCTGCTGCTTCCCTTTCTGCCCAGTACACCGTAAAGCGCATGGTATTTCAGGGTGGCGCGCCCTATACGCAGAAGCAGCTTGAGGCTGCTAGCGGTTTGGCTCCTGGACAGAAGATTGGCCAGAAAGAGATGAGCGATGCCGCGCAGCACATTATGGACAGTGGCGCGTTTGGCGATATTGAAATGTCGTTGAATGGGGCGGCCAGCGGCATTGATGTGATCTTCAAACTGAAGCCAGCCGATCCTGCGACGATGCTGCCCGTTTCATTCGAAAACATTGCGTGGTTGACACCGGAAGAACGTGAAGCCGGGTTGAAACAGCGCGTGCCTCTCTATGCAGACAAACTGCCCGCTGCAGGATACCTGCAACAACAGGTGCAGGATGCGCTGCAGGAGATGCTGAAAGCTAAGAGTGTGAATGCCAAGGTAGAGGGATTTCAGAAACCTTCTACGCCGGAACGTCCAACAGCAGCCGTGGCCTTTCGCGTGACGGAACCGCGACTGGTGCTGAGCAATGTGAAGCTGGCTGGGGTGAGCGCTGAGTTGGCTCCCGGTGAACGGAAATCGATTGGTCAACTGGTGGGCACGCTTTTTAATGAAGGCATTGATAGCCATCTTTCCGACACACTGTTAAGCGCTTATCGCAATGCGGGTTATGTGGATGCGAAGTTGGACAATGTAAGTCGCACTGTTGCAGATGGCGCGACTGGTTCGGCGAACGTTACTGTTGCGGCGCAGGTTGTTCCAGGAGAACCGTACCGTGTGGCTTCGATTACATGGCCTGGAACTGCACTGTTCTCTGCGGATGATTTTGCGAAGGGCAACAAGGTGCATGCAGGAGATACGGTATCGGTTGCTGCGTTGCGAGAGAGTTATCAGCCGATTCTTGATGCTTACCATCGGCAGGGGTATGTGGATGCCGCGATAGTGCCTGCGTTAAAAGCCGACACGGCGAATCATACGGTGGCTTACGAGCTGACGATTTCACCTGGTCAGGTTTATCATGTGGACAGTGTTCACATTACGGGTTTGTCGGGACAGGCGCGGAAAGACTTTGACGCAAACTGGAAGCTGAAAGCAGGAGCTGTGTGGGATTCCATCTATGCAGAGAAGTTCCTGCAGAACAATTCCGCGCTGCGATCATTGGATCCGTACACGGCAAAGTTTGATTCTGTTGCGCATCCGGAGACACACACGGTGAATGTGACGATTACTTTTTTCGCAAATAACAAGTAG
- a CDS encoding dihydrofolate reductase family protein — protein MGKVRIAGFSVSLDGFGAGAEQSLNDPLGKRGPELMQWFFPTKVFRAMQGQEVSGEDTADDIFARRAMEGNGAWILGRNMFGPVRGPWPDDSWKGWWGEEPPYHVPTFVLTHHARDPIVMKGGTTFYFVTDGIESALEKAKRAAGDKHVRIGGGVSTARQYLQAGLVDSVHLAMAPVMLGRGENLLAGLDLPSLGFSVKEHVATEAATHVVLER, from the coding sequence ATGGGGAAAGTTCGGATTGCGGGGTTTTCGGTTTCGCTGGATGGGTTTGGTGCGGGTGCTGAGCAGAGTTTGAATGATCCGCTGGGCAAGCGTGGGCCGGAGTTGATGCAGTGGTTCTTTCCTACGAAGGTGTTTCGTGCCATGCAGGGGCAAGAGGTCAGCGGCGAGGATACTGCGGATGACATCTTTGCTCGTCGTGCGATGGAAGGAAATGGTGCGTGGATACTGGGCCGCAACATGTTTGGCCCCGTACGTGGACCCTGGCCTGACGATAGCTGGAAGGGTTGGTGGGGTGAAGAGCCGCCTTACCATGTGCCTACGTTTGTGCTGACGCATCATGCGCGCGATCCGATTGTGATGAAGGGTGGGACGACCTTCTACTTTGTGACGGATGGTATTGAATCGGCGCTGGAGAAGGCGAAGCGGGCCGCAGGCGACAAACATGTTCGCATTGGCGGTGGTGTTTCGACTGCTCGCCAGTATCTGCAGGCGGGGCTGGTGGACAGTGTCCACCTGGCGATGGCTCCTGTGATGCTGGGGCGTGGCGAGAACCTGTTGGCGGGACTGGATCTGCCTTCGCTGGGATTCAGCGTGAAAGAACATGTGGCGACCGAGGCCGCCACACATGTCGTTCTGGAACGCTAA
- a CDS encoding nuclear transport factor 2 family protein, with protein sequence MKSLVLAAALLTPLCAAAQTAANATPMSTMNTFVNAFNKGDMATVHAVHSADGVTIIDEDAPYIWQGKGALDAWLAMLDNVGKAKSQSENAVALRKPQVLNVSGNRAYAVVPVEYTWKEKGVPMHEPATMTIVLHRGPAGWKIDAWSWNGTPPQRVGK encoded by the coding sequence ATGAAATCTCTTGTGCTCGCAGCTGCCTTGCTCACGCCCCTCTGCGCCGCTGCTCAAACCGCGGCAAACGCCACACCCATGTCCACCATGAACACCTTCGTCAACGCCTTCAACAAGGGCGATATGGCAACCGTACATGCCGTTCATTCGGCTGACGGCGTCACCATCATCGACGAAGACGCGCCGTACATCTGGCAGGGCAAAGGGGCGCTCGACGCATGGCTCGCTATGCTGGACAACGTCGGCAAGGCAAAGAGCCAAAGCGAAAATGCAGTTGCATTGCGCAAGCCGCAGGTGCTCAACGTCTCCGGCAACCGCGCCTACGCAGTCGTTCCCGTCGAGTACACATGGAAGGAAAAGGGCGTGCCCATGCATGAACCCGCAACCATGACCATCGTCCTCCACCGCGGACCCGCAGGCTGGAAGATCGACGCATGGTCATGGAACGGCACGCCACCACAGCGCGTTGGTAAATAG
- the guaA gene encoding glutamine-hydrolyzing GMP synthase: MDSSTIVILDFGAQYTQLIARRVREFNVFSVVLPCTASLESIRAQNPIGIILSGGPSSVYDADAPKADAAVLKLGLPTLGICYGMQFMAHHLGGKVTPADKREYGDAVVDVKKSNKLFAGLPAKLDVWMSHGDSVVELPAGFVIAGETHNAISSIADEKRNMYAVQWHPEVAHSKQGTELLKNFVLNICGAKADWTPAHFITSTVEAIKKQVGDGHAICALSGGVDSAVAAVLVSRAIGDRLTCIFVNNGVLRKNEFEQVQNNMRKKLGLKVVAVDASKRFLSQLGGITDPETKRKIIGREFITVFDDEAARILADQEKHGELQHDAAGNEIAWLVQGTLYPDVIESSSVKGPSQTIKSHHNVGGLPENMKLKLIEPLRDLFKDEVRRVGRDLGMPEEVLERQPFPGPGLAVRIVGEITPERVEILQNADDIVVSEIKKAGLYKQIWQSFAVLLPVKSVGVMGDQRTYAYTCAVRAVHSDDGMTADWVPLPYEVLKTISSRIVNEVRGINRVVYDITSKPPGTIEWE, translated from the coding sequence TCATTCTGGATTTTGGAGCGCAGTACACGCAGCTCATCGCCCGCCGTGTACGTGAATTTAATGTGTTCTCCGTCGTTCTGCCTTGCACCGCCTCGCTTGAGAGCATCCGCGCGCAGAATCCCATCGGCATCATCCTCTCCGGCGGCCCCAGCTCCGTGTACGACGCGGACGCGCCCAAGGCCGACGCCGCAGTCCTCAAGCTCGGCCTTCCCACGCTCGGCATCTGCTACGGCATGCAGTTCATGGCGCACCATCTCGGTGGTAAGGTAACGCCCGCAGACAAGCGTGAATACGGCGACGCCGTTGTCGACGTGAAGAAGAGCAACAAGCTCTTCGCGGGTCTTCCTGCAAAGCTCGATGTCTGGATGAGCCACGGCGACAGCGTCGTCGAACTCCCCGCGGGCTTCGTCATCGCAGGCGAAACGCACAACGCCATCTCCTCCATCGCGGACGAGAAGCGCAACATGTACGCGGTGCAGTGGCACCCGGAAGTCGCACACTCCAAGCAGGGAACTGAGCTGCTGAAGAACTTCGTGCTCAACATCTGCGGCGCAAAGGCAGACTGGACGCCGGCACACTTCATCACCTCCACCGTCGAAGCCATCAAGAAGCAAGTCGGCGACGGCCATGCCATCTGTGCGCTCTCCGGCGGTGTTGATTCCGCTGTTGCAGCCGTGCTCGTCTCGCGCGCCATCGGCGACCGCCTCACCTGCATCTTCGTCAACAACGGCGTCCTCCGCAAAAACGAGTTCGAGCAGGTGCAGAACAACATGCGCAAGAAGCTCGGCCTCAAGGTTGTTGCGGTCGACGCATCCAAGCGCTTCCTCTCGCAGCTCGGCGGCATCACCGATCCTGAAACCAAGCGCAAGATCATCGGCCGCGAATTCATCACCGTATTCGACGATGAAGCGGCACGCATCCTCGCCGACCAGGAAAAGCACGGCGAGCTGCAGCACGACGCCGCAGGCAACGAGATTGCATGGCTCGTGCAGGGTACGCTCTACCCCGACGTCATCGAATCCTCCAGCGTCAAAGGCCCGTCGCAGACCATCAAGAGCCACCACAACGTTGGTGGCCTGCCCGAGAACATGAAGCTCAAACTCATTGAGCCTCTGCGCGACCTCTTCAAAGACGAAGTGCGCCGCGTCGGTCGCGATCTAGGCATGCCTGAGGAAGTACTCGAACGTCAGCCCTTCCCCGGCCCCGGCCTCGCCGTCCGCATCGTCGGCGAAATCACACCAGAGCGCGTTGAGATCCTGCAGAACGCTGACGACATCGTCGTCAGCGAAATCAAGAAGGCTGGCCTCTACAAGCAGATCTGGCAAAGCTTCGCCGTCCTGCTGCCGGTCAAGTCCGTCGGCGTCATGGGCGACCAGCGCACCTACGCCTACACCTGCGCTGTCCGCGCTGTACACAGCGACGACGGCATGACCGCCGACTGGGTGCCGCTGCCCTACGAAGTCCTCAAGACCATCAGCAGCCGCATCGTCAACGAAGTCCGCGGCATCAACCGCGTCGTCTACGACATCACCTCAAAGCCACCCGGCACCATCGAGTGGGAATAA